The sequence TGCCTCCGCGCTGACCGCTGATATCGACGTTCCCAAAACCGGCGTCGGGGATGATATCCCGGTAACCTATGTCCCCGCGCGCAACCTGCTGTTCCTGGCGCTGACCACGGCCTTCGCCGAAAGCTCCGGGTCCAGCGACATCTTCATCGGGGTGAATGCGCTCGACTATTCGGGCTATCCGGACTGCCGGCCGGAATTCATCGCCAGCTTTGCGGAAACCGCGCGGCTTGGCACCAAGCAGGGCGTGGAAGGCCACCCGTTCACCATCCACACACCGCTCCAGCACATGTCGAAGGCGGATATCGCCCGCGAATGCCATCGACTTGGACTGGACCCGGCCTGGAGCTGGTCCTGCTACGATCCGACGCCTGAAGGACTCGCATGCGGCTTGTGCGACAGCTGCCGTTTGCGGATAAGGGGCTTCGAGGAGGCGGGGCTTGAGGATTCGACGCGCTACGCGCAGTTGCCCGATTGAGAGCGGAATTGGCTGAGGAACAGGAAGCCTCGGCCGAGCAGCGCGTTCCCGGCTATAGCTGGTATGCGCTGGGTATTCTCGTGCTGGTCTATCTGGTCAACTTCGTCGACCGGCAAATCCTTTCCATCCTGGCCAACGACATCAAGGCCGATCTGGCCATCGATGATGCGCAGCTGGGCTTCCTCTACGGTACAGCCTTTGCCATCTTCTACGCCCTTTTCGGAATTCCGTTGGGCCGGCTGGCGGACAATACGCATCGGCTGCGCCTGCTGAGCGCAGGGCTAGCGCTGTGGTCGATGATGACCATGTTCTCGGGACTGGCGAAGAACTTCGCCCAGCTGACCGTCGCCCGGATCGGCGTTGGCGTGGGCGAGGCATCGGCCAACCCCTGCGCCTATTCGCTGATCAGCGACTGGTTTCCCAAGCGGGTGCGGGCCACAGCCCTGGCGATCTATTCCTCCGGGCTGTTCGTGGGGAGCGGGCTCTCGCTGCTGATCGGCGGGGCAATCGTCGAGCAATGGAACGCCAGCTTTCCCGTCGACCCGCCGTTCGGCCTCGCCGGTTGGCAAGCTGCCTTCATCGCTGTGGGCCTGCCCGGCATCGCGCTTGCCATCTGGCTGCTGTCGTTGCGGGAACCGGTACGCGGTGCGATCGATGGGGAACCGACCTCGGCGAGCGGTAATGCCTGGCGCGAATTCGCCGGCCAGGTGGCTCGTATCGTTCCGCCTTTCACGATCATCGGAGCGGCGAGACGGGGATCGCGGGGGCTGGTGCTCAACCTCTGCGTTGCCGCAGGCCTCGCGCTTCTCGCCTGGGTTCTTTCGGGCATGTTCGGCAACCTGCCGCAATTCGCCTTCGTCGCGGTCGGCTTCTATGCGGTATTCAGCTGGGCATCGTCGCTGCATCGGGAAGATCGCGCCACCTTCAGGCTTACCTGGGGCAACGCCGCCTTCGTCGCGATCCTGCTGGCCTATGCTGCAGACTGCTATATCGGATACACCATCACCTACTGGGCCGCACCCTATGCGGAGCGCACCTTTGATCTCGGCAAGTCCGAACTGGGCCTGCTCATTGGCGCGCCCAATGCCCTGGGGGGCTTTCTGGGGGTAATTGGCGGAGGCTGGCTGGCGGACAGGCTCTTGCGACGCTGGCCTACAGGGCGCCTGCAAGTCGTCTTCATCGCCCTGCTCTTGCCGGTACCCCTGATCGGGATCGGCTACACCACCGGCAGTGTGACGATATTCCTCGTCTGCAATTTCTTCGCCCAGATGGCGACGGCCTCGGCCCTCGGCGCCTGCGCCGCTGCCAGCCAGGCCCTGGTCAAGCCATCGATGCGCGGCACCGCTGCTGCAATCTTCTTGCTGGGACCGACCCTGATCGGCCTCGCCTTCGGTCCGTTCATCGCCGGATATGTTTCCGAAGCAACGGGAGCACTGGCAAACGGCGTGCTCGCATGCCTGGTCGCTGTGCCGCCCGGAGTGGCGGCACTGGTCTGGGCGATACGAAACTACAAGCAGGCGATCGAACGCGTCAGCAGTGCCGAAGGGTGATTACAGCCTGCTGAACACGCCGCAGGCGATCCGGCTGCCGGCAGCCCCGGCTGGATCCGAGCGATAATCGTCAGCACCTTCGTGTACCACGATTGCCGTGCCGTCGGCGTCGAAGATCTGCGGAATGATCGTGCTGCTGGTTCCGCGCAGGATCGCACTCAGCGTGCCGACGCCATCGGCTGCAATAGTGGCATTGGGCAGGTCGCCAAGGTGCGCTCCGCGTGGGTTGCGCGTTCCATGTTCGTTACCGCCAGGATTGAGATGCCCACCGGCAGACGTGAAGTCCGCCGCGCTGCAGTCGCCCGTAGTGTGCAGGTGGACCGCATGATCACCTGCCGGCAGGCCTTCGAACGAAGCCGAAATGGTCACTTCACCGGCAAGCGAATAGAGCCGGGCGGTTCCGACAGCCTGGCCATTCCTGTCCGCGATTGTCGCAACGCCCACTTCCTCGGCGGCGCTTTCGTAGACGGTGGCGCATCCCGCGGTGGCGAGCATCAGGGTCGAGAAAATGGCAATCTTGTGCATGGACATGATGTTCCTTCGAATCAGCCTTTAAAGCAGAACGGCTGACATCGCATTCGGGTCCATCAATTGGTAGGGAGAATCCCCGCGGATTGCAGGGCAGCGATCAGCCCTGCGATCGCTGCGCGCGCTTCGACGTCTTCATTCGTCCCGCCGGTGGGTGCCGAAACAGCTGGCGCGCGGTTCCTTTGATGAATCCAGTGTACCAAAATCGCTGAGTATGTAACGCAAAATAGCACTCCGTTATAACCATAATGCGCTATAATATCAAAGTAAAAGTGCCAAAACGGTTATATTTGTTGGCTTGCAGGGGGCGGTTCGCTCCACTAATCGACGGGAAACGGCACAGGATTCCCCATGCTTCGCGGACTATACGACTGGACGATGGCCAAGGCCGCGCATCCCCATGCGCAGTGGTGGCTGGCTTTCTTCGCCTTCATCGAATCGAGCTTCTTCCCCATTCCGCCGCATCCGCTGCTGGGGCTGATGTGCCTGGCAGAGCCGAAGAAGGCGCTGCGCTTCGCTCTGATCTGCACCGGCTTTTCCGTGCTGGGCGGTCTGTTCGGCTACGTGATCGGCTACTTTCTCTACGATCTCGTGGGCGTCTGGCTGATCGGCGCGCTGGGACTGACCGAGGCCTTCCCGCAGGCGGCCTGCTATCTGAACGAGCGCGACTGGGAAGTGATCGTGGTGGCGGGGGCCACGCCCGTGCCGTTCAAGCTGCTGACGATCACCGCCGGTTTCATCTCCATGAACCTCGGCACCTTCATCATCGCCAGCGTGGCCGGGCGCGGCTTCATCTTCATGACCGTGGGTGTGCTGTTCCGCCTGTTCGGTGCACCGATCAAGGCGGTGATCGACAAGTACCTGGGCACGGTCACGACGATCTTCGTCGTGCTGGTGATCGGCGGCTTCATCGCGCTGACGCAGCTTGGCCATGGCGAAGATGGCGATACGCCGGAAGACCGCTGCGCCCAGGTAACCTCGATCGACGACATCTGATTTCGCGGTTCATCGAAATAGGACTTGCAATCATCCTGCTTCATTTCGATAGTTGTCGAAATGAAGCAGGATGAAGTCATCGCCGCGCTCTCAGCGCTCGCGCAGGATTCGCGGCTCGATGTCTTTCGCCTGCTGGTCGAAGCCGGGCCCGATGGTCTGGCGGCGGGCGAGATCGCCCGGCGGCTCGGCCTGCCGAATTCCTCGCTCTCGTTCCACCTCGCACAACTGCAGCAAGGCGGGCTGATCGCACAGCGCCGCGACGGACGTTCCCTGATCTACAGTGCCGATTTTGCCTGCATGGACGCGTTGATCGGCTTCCTCACGGCCAATTGCTGCCAGGGCGAGGAGTGTGACGCAACCAGGCCCGCCCGCCTGACGGAGACCTGCAAGTAGCCATGCGCAACGTCCTGTTCCTGTGCACCGCCAATTCGGCGCGCTCGATCCTTGCCGAGGCAATCCTGCGTGATGCCGCACCGGGTCGCTTCCAGGCATATTCCGCGGGCAGTTCGCCACGCGGGGTGCCCAATCCGCTGGCGATGCAACTGCTGGCGGCGAAGGGGCACGACACGTCCTCTCTCCGCTCGAAGAGCTGGGACGACTTCACCGGGCCCGGCGCTGGCACGATGCACGCGGTGATTACCGTGTGCGACAATGCCAAGAGCGAAAGCTGCCCAATCTGGCCGGGCCATCCGGTGCAGGCGCATTGGGGCATCCCCGATCCCGCAGGCTACGCCGACGATGGCAGCCACGTGGATGGCGAGCTGGCAGGTTTCGAGACTGCCTATCGCCGCCTGACTGACCGCGTGCTGGCGATGCTCAAGCTGGATGAAGACAGCCTGTCGGATCGTGAATGGCGCGATGCGCTGATCCGGATCGGCAAGGAAACGGAAGGCGCCACCTGATGGCATCGTTCGAACGATATCTCTCGATCTGGGTAGCGCTGGCGATTGCCGCCGGGGTAATCCTAGGCCTTGTCGCGCCGGCTGTGGCCACCGCGCTTGCCGGGCTGGAATACGCCTCCGTAAACCTCGTGGTAGCCGTGCTCATCTGGGCAATGATCTACCCGATGATGGTGGCGGTGGATTTTGCCAGCATCCGAGGCATTGGTACCAAACCCAAGGGACTCATCATTACCCTGGTGGTGAACTGGCTGGTGAAGCCCTTCACTATGGCGGCGCTTGCGGTGCTGTTCTTCGACTACCTCTATTCCGGCATCATTCCGGAAGGTGACGCACAGCAGTATATCGCCGGGCTGATCCTGCTGGGCGCAGCCCCTTGTACGGCGATGGTGTTCGTCTGGTCCCAACTGACCAAGGGCGATCCGGCTTACACGCTGGTGCAGGTATCGGTGAACGACCTGATCATGATCGTCGCCTTCGCCCCCATCGTGGCCTTGCTGCTGGGCGTGACCGACATTGTCGTACCGTGGGATACGCTGCTGTTGTCGGTGGTGCTTTACGTTGCCTTCCCGCTGCTGGCCGGCTGGCTGACACGCCGCTCGCTCATCTCTCGCGCAGCGGGTGACGACCATGCAGTCGAGGCATTTACGGCCCGCCTGAAGCCGTTTTCCATCGTCGGGCTGCTGGCCACCGTCGTTTTGCTCTTCGCATTTCAGGCGGAGACCATCGTTGCGCAACCGGTACTGATCGTCCTGATCGCAATCCCCATTGTCATTCAGTCTTACGGCATCTTCGCCGCCGCATATGCCGCTGCCTGGGCATGGCGCGTGCCGCACAGCATTGCCGCACCCTGCGCGTTGATTGGCACGTCCAATTTCTTCGAACTGGCAGTGGCGGTCGCCATCGGCCTGTTTGGGCTGACCAGCGGTGCAGCACTGGCCACCGTGGTGGGCGTGCTGGTGGAAGTCCCAGTGATGCTGTCGCTGGTTGCGCTGGCCAACAGGTCGCGCGGGAAGTTCCCCGCCTAGGGCCTAGATGATCCCCACGGCCTTCCCGGCACGTCCGAACATGCCGAGGATCGTGCCGACCTCTTCGTCCGAATGCTCGGCGCAGAGCGAACAGCGCAGCAGCGTCATGTTCGCGGGCGTTGCCGGCGGACGGGCAAGGTTAACGTAGAGGCCTTCCTGCAGCAGCGCACTCCACATGGCGGCACCCTTCTCCAGGTCGGGCATGATTACCGCGACGATGGCGCTCTGCGGTTCCTCGGTGCCGAGTTGGAAACCCATTTCGCGCAGGCCCGAGTGCAGGCGCTTGGAGTTCTCCCACAGGTGCGCGCGCTTGCTATGCCCGTGCATCAGCTTGCGGATCGAGGTCGCCGCCGTGGCTACCACGCTGGGCGGCAGGCTGGCGGTGAACACATAGGGGCGGCACACAAGGCGCATGATCTCGAACTTGGGGTGGTTGGAGACGCAGAAGCCACCCACCGTACCCACGCTCTTCGAAAACGTGCCGATGATGAAGTCGACGTCGTCGATGACGCCCGCTTGCTCCACCACGCCGCGGCCGTGTTCGCCGATGAAGCCCATGGAGTGCGCTTCGTCGACCAGGACCATGGCCCCGTACTTCTTCGCGACGGCCACCATCTCGGCCAGCGGGGCGATGTCGCCCAGCATGGAATAGACGCCTTCCAGCACCACCAGTTTGCCAGCGCCTTCCGGGATACGACGCAGGCGCTTTTCCATCGCCTCGATATCGTTGTGCTTGAAGGGCACGATTTCCGCATCGCCCATCTTGCAGCCGTCCCAGATGCTGGCGTGGCTGTCGATGTCGAGCACGACATAGTCGCCCTTGCCGGCGATGGTGGAGATGATCCCGAGGTTGGCCTGGTAGCCGGTCGAGAACACCATGGCGTGATCCATGTCGTAGAACTCGCGCAGCGCGTCCTCGCACTCCTTGTGGCCCTGGTACGTGCCATTGAGCACGCGGCTACCGGTCGTGCCGGAACCATAGTCGGCCAGCGCCTGTTGCCCTGCCGCGATCACGTCCGGGTCGAAGGTCATGCCCATGTAGTTGTAGGTGCCGAGCAGGATGGTGTCGCGCCCGTTGCAGATCGCCCGGGTGGGGGAGAGCACCTTCTCCATCACCAGCGAGAATGGATCCTCCACGCCGCTGGCGAGCAGGTTCTCGCGGATGGCGATGGTTTCGTCGAACTTGGAGAACAGGTCCTTCGACTCGCCCTCGCGCTCCACCGGCTGGTCCGGCTGGGAAATGCCTTCGCTCATGTCGGCCTCAGTCAGCTGCCTGGCTGTGTACTGCATCGACCAGCTGGCCGTAATTCTCGATCTCGGCCTGCTGGTTCATGGAAATGATGATGTCGAATTCGTCCTCGATTGCGGCGACGAAATCCATCACCGTGAGGCTGTCGAATTCCAGGTCACCGGCGAAGGTCGTGTCATCGGCAATGGCTACGCCCTTCTTGTTGAAGGGCTCGATGATCGAGCGGATACGGGTGTCGACGTCGGCGCGGTCCATCAGGCGTGCATTCCTTGGTTAAACATGTTGGCCCGGCCATAGAGCCGGAGCGATGCTGCGGCAAACCTTTCGCGCCGCCGCTTGTCAAGCGCGCGACACGGTGGCAGCCTTCCTCGCACCCTGTCGAGCTATTCGCAGGAGGGGGCAGTATGGACGATAACAGCTTGATTGAAGAGGCGGAACCCGCGCCTCCGTCAACGTCTGACGATTACAGCGCCAATGCCGTGCAATTGCTGCGCACGGTGCAGGTCAATTCACTGTTGCTGTCGCAGATGGCCGACCAGAAGGCCTCCATCCTGATGGGAGCGACCTTTCTGGTGTTCTCCATCGCGGTCAGCCGTTCGCTGGCCGGAGACATGCCGTGGGCGCTGGGCGTGCTGGCGGTGTTCGCCTTTCTCAGCGCCTTGCTGGCGGTGCTGGCCGTGCTCCCCTCGGTACGCAAGCCCGATGGCGGGCAGAAGCCGAACCTGATGTTCTTCGGCCATTTCGCCCATCGCGACGAAGAGGAATGGATGCAGGAAGTGCTGGCAAGGCTGCACGAGGACGAGGGCGTCTTTCGCACCATGCTGCACGACATCTACCAGAACGGGCAGGTGCTGCAGCGGCGCAAGTATCGCTACCTCGGCTATGCCTACCGGGTGTTCATCGTCGGCCTGTTCTTCACCCTGGGCGCCTTCGTGATCGAATTCGGCGCGACCTACTAGCCTGTCAGGCTGCGGCGCGATCCACCAGGCCCTTCACCGCGGCCATGAACGGCCCGATGCTCACCGGCTTCGACAGGTAGCCTTCCGCTCCGCATTCGCGGATGCGTTCCTCGTCACCCTTGCCGGCATAGGCGGTCACCGCCAGCACCGGCACCTTGGACAAGTCGGCATCGCCCTTCATCGTGGTGATGAGGTCGATCCCCGATACGTCCTGCAACTGGATATCCATCACTACGAGGTTGGGGATGAAGGCGCGGGCGCGTTCGATGGCCTGGTTGCCATCTGCGCAGGGTTCCACGGCGAAGCCGCCAGCTTGCAGCACGTCGCAGAAAAGTTTCCTGTTCAGATCGTTGTCCTCGACAACGAGGATACGCTTCGTCATGGAGCCCCCGAAAGCCTCCTCCCCACTTGGGAGGCCTGACCCTTATCGTTCTTACAGGTAGCTGACAATTCGTAGCGATGCTAAAGATTCGGTAAACGACGCTTCGGCAACGGCGCTGGCGGCGCTCGGCTGGGTGCTTGCCAATGACGACCGGGCGCAGCGCTTCCTCGACCTGACCGGGCTGACGCCGGACGGTCTGCGCGATGCCCTGGGCGACCTTTCGACGCACCGGGCCATCCTCGATTTCCTCGCTGCGCACGAACCGGATCTGCTGGGCGCTGCCGAGGCGCTGGGCCTCGCTCCGGAGCAACTGGTTGCCGCCCGACAGGAGCTGTCCGAATGAGCCGCCCGTTGGTAATTACCGATTGCGACGAAGTGCTGCTGCACATGGTCCGCCATTTCCGCGACTGGCTCGACCGTGAGCACAATGTCGCCTTCGAGCTTGAGGGCAATCCCTTCGTCCAGTCGATGCGCCGTCGTGACAGCGATGCCGACCTGACCGAGGCCG is a genomic window of Aurantiacibacter sp. MUD11 containing:
- the queC gene encoding 7-cyano-7-deazaguanine synthase QueC, whose translation is MNESDKIAVVLLSGGLDSMVTAALAREQGYRLHALTIDYGQRHSRELQSAKAIAERLGVERHVLLPLDLRRFGASALTADIDVPKTGVGDDIPVTYVPARNLLFLALTTAFAESSGSSDIFIGVNALDYSGYPDCRPEFIASFAETARLGTKQGVEGHPFTIHTPLQHMSKADIARECHRLGLDPAWSWSCYDPTPEGLACGLCDSCRLRIRGFEEAGLEDSTRYAQLPD
- a CDS encoding MFS transporter, with amino-acid sequence MAEEQEASAEQRVPGYSWYALGILVLVYLVNFVDRQILSILANDIKADLAIDDAQLGFLYGTAFAIFYALFGIPLGRLADNTHRLRLLSAGLALWSMMTMFSGLAKNFAQLTVARIGVGVGEASANPCAYSLISDWFPKRVRATALAIYSSGLFVGSGLSLLIGGAIVEQWNASFPVDPPFGLAGWQAAFIAVGLPGIALAIWLLSLREPVRGAIDGEPTSASGNAWREFAGQVARIVPPFTIIGAARRGSRGLVLNLCVAAGLALLAWVLSGMFGNLPQFAFVAVGFYAVFSWASSLHREDRATFRLTWGNAAFVAILLAYAADCYIGYTITYWAAPYAERTFDLGKSELGLLIGAPNALGGFLGVIGGGWLADRLLRRWPTGRLQVVFIALLLPVPLIGIGYTTGSVTIFLVCNFFAQMATASALGACAAASQALVKPSMRGTAAAIFLLGPTLIGLAFGPFIAGYVSEATGALANGVLACLVAVPPGVAALVWAIRNYKQAIERVSSAEG
- a CDS encoding superoxide dismutase family protein → MSMHKIAIFSTLMLATAGCATVYESAAEEVGVATIADRNGQAVGTARLYSLAGEVTISASFEGLPAGDHAVHLHTTGDCSAADFTSAGGHLNPGGNEHGTRNPRGAHLGDLPNATIAADGVGTLSAILRGTSSTIIPQIFDADGTAIVVHEGADDYRSDPAGAAGSRIACGVFSRL
- a CDS encoding YqaA family protein, producing MLRGLYDWTMAKAAHPHAQWWLAFFAFIESSFFPIPPHPLLGLMCLAEPKKALRFALICTGFSVLGGLFGYVIGYFLYDLVGVWLIGALGLTEAFPQAACYLNERDWEVIVVAGATPVPFKLLTITAGFISMNLGTFIIASVAGRGFIFMTVGVLFRLFGAPIKAVIDKYLGTVTTIFVVLVIGGFIALTQLGHGEDGDTPEDRCAQVTSIDDI
- a CDS encoding ArsR/SmtB family transcription factor codes for the protein MKQDEVIAALSALAQDSRLDVFRLLVEAGPDGLAAGEIARRLGLPNSSLSFHLAQLQQGGLIAQRRDGRSLIYSADFACMDALIGFLTANCCQGEECDATRPARLTETCK
- a CDS encoding arsenate reductase ArsC, which produces MRNVLFLCTANSARSILAEAILRDAAPGRFQAYSAGSSPRGVPNPLAMQLLAAKGHDTSSLRSKSWDDFTGPGAGTMHAVITVCDNAKSESCPIWPGHPVQAHWGIPDPAGYADDGSHVDGELAGFETAYRRLTDRVLAMLKLDEDSLSDREWRDALIRIGKETEGAT
- the arsB gene encoding ACR3 family arsenite efflux transporter, which gives rise to MASFERYLSIWVALAIAAGVILGLVAPAVATALAGLEYASVNLVVAVLIWAMIYPMMVAVDFASIRGIGTKPKGLIITLVVNWLVKPFTMAALAVLFFDYLYSGIIPEGDAQQYIAGLILLGAAPCTAMVFVWSQLTKGDPAYTLVQVSVNDLIMIVAFAPIVALLLGVTDIVVPWDTLLLSVVLYVAFPLLAGWLTRRSLISRAAGDDHAVEAFTARLKPFSIVGLLATVVLLFAFQAETIVAQPVLIVLIAIPIVIQSYGIFAAAYAAAWAWRVPHSIAAPCALIGTSNFFELAVAVAIGLFGLTSGAALATVVGVLVEVPVMLSLVALANRSRGKFPA
- the spt gene encoding serine palmitoyltransferase, coding for MSEGISQPDQPVEREGESKDLFSKFDETIAIRENLLASGVEDPFSLVMEKVLSPTRAICNGRDTILLGTYNYMGMTFDPDVIAAGQQALADYGSGTTGSRVLNGTYQGHKECEDALREFYDMDHAMVFSTGYQANLGIISTIAGKGDYVVLDIDSHASIWDGCKMGDAEIVPFKHNDIEAMEKRLRRIPEGAGKLVVLEGVYSMLGDIAPLAEMVAVAKKYGAMVLVDEAHSMGFIGEHGRGVVEQAGVIDDVDFIIGTFSKSVGTVGGFCVSNHPKFEIMRLVCRPYVFTASLPPSVVATAATSIRKLMHGHSKRAHLWENSKRLHSGLREMGFQLGTEEPQSAIVAVIMPDLEKGAAMWSALLQEGLYVNLARPPATPANMTLLRCSLCAEHSDEEVGTILGMFGRAGKAVGII
- a CDS encoding acyl carrier protein, yielding MDRADVDTRIRSIIEPFNKKGVAIADDTTFAGDLEFDSLTVMDFVAAIEDEFDIIISMNQQAEIENYGQLVDAVHSQAAD
- a CDS encoding Pycsar system effector family protein, whose product is MDDNSLIEEAEPAPPSTSDDYSANAVQLLRTVQVNSLLLSQMADQKASILMGATFLVFSIAVSRSLAGDMPWALGVLAVFAFLSALLAVLAVLPSVRKPDGGQKPNLMFFGHFAHRDEEEWMQEVLARLHEDEGVFRTMLHDIYQNGQVLQRRKYRYLGYAYRVFIVGLFFTLGAFVIEFGATY
- a CDS encoding response regulator; this encodes MTKRILVVEDNDLNRKLFCDVLQAGGFAVEPCADGNQAIERARAFIPNLVVMDIQLQDVSGIDLITTMKGDADLSKVPVLAVTAYAGKGDEERIRECGAEGYLSKPVSIGPFMAAVKGLVDRAAA
- a CDS encoding DUF3572 family protein yields the protein MLANDDRAQRFLDLTGLTPDGLRDALGDLSTHRAILDFLAAHEPDLLGAAEALGLAPEQLVAARQELSE